ATAGACAATAAACTTGCGCTTGTGATATGCGACATTTTAACAAAAGCAGACGCTTGCTGATTCAAATACTCTAACCTTTTCCTATGGAAGTGTGAATGCCTAAAGGGTACTTATGGTACTTGTTAAGAAAGAGATTAAAAGAGGTGGTGCAGTGTTTTTCATACACAACCGCATCAAGGACATCTACCGGGTAGCTGACCAGGTGCAGCAGCTCGCGCCAAATGCTAAAATTGAAGTAACTCACGGGAGAATGAGGGAAAAGCCTCTTGAACAAGCCATAGAGAGATTCATAAACGGACAAATAGACATTCTTGTCACAACTGCAATAGTGGAGTCGGGACTAGATATACCAAGGGCAAATACTATAGTAATTGACGAGGCGCACACTTTTGGTCTAGCAGATCTATATCAACTAAGAGGAAGAGTAGGAAGATCTGAGCAAAAGGCTTATTCGTACATGCTAATACCTTCTTCCAAGCCTCTTACAGATGAGGCAAAGAGGAGGTTGAAGGTAATATCCGAGTTTAAAGAACTAGGTTCAGGGTTTAAACTTGCACTATCAGACCTAGAGATCAGGGGAGCGGGACATCTTTTTGGCAATGAGCAATCAGGTCATATAGCGGACGTTGGGCTTGAGATGTATTTAGATATGCTGGACGGCGCAGTTAAAAGACTTCAGGGCCAGGTTCAAAGAGATGAGCCTGAGCCCGAGATTTCTCTTAGCACACCGGCTCTAATACCTCAGGATTATATTACAAATGATGCCGAGAGGCTTGTTTTATACAAGAGGCTGTCTTCGCTGAATACTAAAAATGAGATACGCGAGCTAAAAACAGAACTCACTGACAGGTTTGGCGAGATTCCAGAGTCTGCTCTTAACTTAATCGATCTAATGGATCTTAAACTCCAAATGAAAGGGCTGTATATTGAAAGAGCTGAGGTAAAAGAGAAAAGAACCGTTATAATATTTTCTCAAAATTCAAAGTTCTACGACAGCTTTCCTCCGAGAGGAAAGATGGAAGTATTCCATGAAAATGAAGACTCAATTGGCGAGACTAGATCTATATTAAAAGACATAAAGAAACTTGATCAGTCTCAAACTGGCACGAACTAATTTTATTGTTGGAGAATAAAAGCTATGAGATACTTAAGCGTCCTATTTATTTCTTTACTTTTAGTTGGGTGTAATAGCAGCACAGATAACGTAGAGGAAACAAACCATGCTGAGAATATTGATGACAGCGAGATTATAGTTCAAATAGGCACAGACGGTATTACAAAAAATGAACTCAATGAAGCGCTAGATAAAATATCGATAAAACAAAAAGCGATTTACACTTCCTCACCTGAGAAATTTAACGAATTTTTAGAAAACCTCATAAATCAAAAAGTCCTATATAATGAGGCCTATAAAAGAGGTATTGAAAGCAGAGATGATGTACAGAAAAAAATCTATGATTACAAGAAAAAGCTAGTAGCCAAAACCTTTGGCAAAGAAATACTCAATGAGATAGAACCCAGCAATGAAGAAATCAAAGAGCATTATGAAAATAATAAGGATGACTATCAAACTGTAGACATAAGTAAAATAGAGATAAAGTTTATCCCTAACGATCAAGACTCAAGAGCATCTGCACAGCTTCGTGCGCAAGAGATTTTCGAGAGAATAGAATCGGGTGAGAGTTTTGAAGAGCTTGCCAAAGAATATTCAACCGATCAATATACAAAAGGCAAAGGCGGCAAGATTGGAAGCGTTGAAAAAGGACGATTCCCCTCGGAAATAGATGCGGCATTATTTGAGCTAAAGAAAGAAGATGTCACAAAACCGTTTGAACTTGACGGAGCTTACCTTATAATTAAAGCAAATAGTGATCCTGATTTCCTGCCCTATGCGCAAAGTGATCGGCGAGTTCGCTCTAAGCTTGTAGAAGAGAGGCTGTTTGATTATATAGCAGATCTTAAAGAGCAGTGGGAAGTTAAGATATACGAAGATAGATTAGAGGAGATTTACAAAAGTGAGTCAGATGAAAAATAAAATATACCAAATAGGCATATTCTTTATCCTAAGCTTAGTTTTAGCCAGTTCACTAAGCGCCCAAGAAGTAATAGATAGAGTTGTCGCAATAGTAAATGATGATCTAATTACGCTTTCCGAGCTTAAAGAGGCTTCGCTTACCCTAGACCCGGCTTCCAATGAGCAGATGGATGATCGTACATTGCTTAATCAAATGGTTGAGTCAAAACTCTTTGAGCAAGAGGCAGAGAAAAGAGGTATTAAGGTTTCAGAGGAAGAACTTGATGCAAGTATTGAAGGAGTAAGGGCTAGATATAACCTAAACGAGGATCAGATGGAAGAGGTTCTCAAAAAGCAAAACCTCACTCCTGAAGCTTTTAGAGAGCAGTGGAGGGTTCAGCTTTTGGGAAATAAACTATTGGAATCACAGTTAAGAAATAAAATTGTAATAACTGATGATGAGGTAAGGGAATACTATGAGCAAAACTATGGGGAGATAGATTATTCAGAAGCATTTTCAAGCACTGAAGATTCACAAGAAGAAGTAGAGATAGCTCATATACTAATATCTCCTGAAAGTCCAGATGCAGTACAAAAAGCACAAGAAGTGGCTCAGCTTGCAAAATCCGGCGATGACTTCTCAACCCTTGCGAGAGAATACTCTGACGACAGCTTCACGGCTGACAAAGGCGGAAATCTTGGAACTTTCAAAAAGGGAGATTTAATCGAAACCCTTGAAGTGGCCGTTGAACGAACATCTGTCGGCGATGTGACAGGCCCAGTTGAGTCTCCTGCTGGATATCATGTTCTAAAAGTCCTAAAGCGCACCAAAGCTGATAATAATAACAAAAAGGACGATAAAAAATCTGCCCAAAGCGAACTCGATATTCCTGAAAGTCAGGAGGAAGAAATAAGAGACATCATACATAGGCAAAAAGCACAGGAGCAGCTAAAAACCTGGCTTGAAGAGATGAGAGAGAGCGCCTATGTGGAGATTAAGCTTTAGTAAGTTTTAGGATTAACTCTTTTTGAGATGGGAACTCATTTATTAGAGCTGACCTATCCCCAATCTCATGA
The DNA window shown above is from Thermodesulfobacteriota bacterium and carries:
- a CDS encoding TRCF domain-containing protein, which produces MVLVKKEIKRGGAVFFIHNRIKDIYRVADQVQQLAPNAKIEVTHGRMREKPLEQAIERFINGQIDILVTTAIVESGLDIPRANTIVIDEAHTFGLADLYQLRGRVGRSEQKAYSYMLIPSSKPLTDEAKRRLKVISEFKELGSGFKLALSDLEIRGAGHLFGNEQSGHIADVGLEMYLDMLDGAVKRLQGQVQRDEPEPEISLSTPALIPQDYITNDAERLVLYKRLSSLNTKNEIRELKTELTDRFGEIPESALNLIDLMDLKLQMKGLYIERAEVKEKRTVIIFSQNSKFYDSFPPRGKMEVFHENEDSIGETRSILKDIKKLDQSQTGTN
- a CDS encoding peptidylprolyl isomerase, whose translation is MRYLSVLFISLLLVGCNSSTDNVEETNHAENIDDSEIIVQIGTDGITKNELNEALDKISIKQKAIYTSSPEKFNEFLENLINQKVLYNEAYKRGIESRDDVQKKIYDYKKKLVAKTFGKEILNEIEPSNEEIKEHYENNKDDYQTVDISKIEIKFIPNDQDSRASAQLRAQEIFERIESGESFEELAKEYSTDQYTKGKGGKIGSVEKGRFPSEIDAALFELKKEDVTKPFELDGAYLIIKANSDPDFLPYAQSDRRVRSKLVEERLFDYIADLKEQWEVKIYEDRLEEIYKSESDEK
- a CDS encoding peptidylprolyl isomerase, producing the protein MKNKIYQIGIFFILSLVLASSLSAQEVIDRVVAIVNDDLITLSELKEASLTLDPASNEQMDDRTLLNQMVESKLFEQEAEKRGIKVSEEELDASIEGVRARYNLNEDQMEEVLKKQNLTPEAFREQWRVQLLGNKLLESQLRNKIVITDDEVREYYEQNYGEIDYSEAFSSTEDSQEEVEIAHILISPESPDAVQKAQEVAQLAKSGDDFSTLAREYSDDSFTADKGGNLGTFKKGDLIETLEVAVERTSVGDVTGPVESPAGYHVLKVLKRTKADNNNKKDDKKSAQSELDIPESQEEEIRDIIHRQKAQEQLKTWLEEMRESAYVEIKL